In Campylobacter sp. RM16187, the DNA window GGGATGTTGATTTTACGCATAATAAGCACTACTATATAGCTCCTTCTTTGCTATTTTTGCTAGGAGACCATACAAGCCTCACTCTGCTTTCAAGCCACTCTAAAGACAAAGGCACCGGAGTAACGGCGTTTTATCCGTATCCAAACGTGATGAATGTAAAAAGAGGAGTAAGTCCTAGTTCAAGTAGCGATTTTTTAAGAAGAAACCAGAGCTCGTTTGGTTACGAGTTAACACATAATTTTACCGATAGTTTGAAATTTGATTCAAGCTACAAATTTAATAAAGAGGCAAAAGAGCAACTGGCTACGCTTTATGTAGGATTTTTTGGAGTAACGTTAGTAGATGCGAGCGCAAATTCACACACTCTTGATAATCGCCTTACTTACGAATTTAAAGGCGAAAATATCAAAAATTTAACAACATTCGGATTTGATTATCGCAAAATAAAAACTGACGGAATTTATGGCTTTTCCAGCACTGCGGCTTGGCCTATCGGAACAAGACCAAGTGTGGCTAAACCAAATACGGCTTTAAAATACTTCGTAGATCAGTCTCAACTTGGTCTTTACCTAAATAACCAAGCAACCTTTTTTAATAACTTTATAGTAAATGCGGCGATTCGCTACGACAAACTAAAAGAAAATTCCGATACCCTTGGCACTAAAAACGACTACGACATATCAAAAACCACTTATCAAGTAGGATTGATGTATAATCTTGATACGCTTGGACTGATGCCTTTTATAAACTACTCCGAATCATTTACTCCGGTAGTGGGCAGCAACAGTGCCGTAGGATATAAGCCTATAGAAGGCAGACAATATGAAGTCGGCATAAAATACCTTCCTGATTTTGTTGACGGTGAATTTAGCCTATCGTATTTTGATATAGAGGAGAAAAACTCTCTTGTAGGAGGTATGGTTGGCGGACTATATATCCAAAGCCAAGCAGGAAAACAACAAACAAAAGGGTTGGAGCTAAGCTCAAATTTAAACTTAGTTGATAATTTAAATTGGCTTATATCATATACTCACTATATAGACTCAAAAACACATAGCGGGGCAAAGGGAGATATAGTAGCCAAAACTCCTTTAGTTCCTAAAAACACACTATCATCGTTTTTAACATATAAATTTAATATATCCGATAACCAAAACTTAAAATTGGGTGGCGGTATAAGATACACAAGTTCTATTCCCGATGGTAGCGTAAGCGGATATGAGTCCGCATCATATACTTTGCTTGATGCAATGGCTGAGTATCAATATAAAAATTTTAGTGCTTCTATAAACGTAAATAATCTAACAGATAAAGAGTATTTT includes these proteins:
- a CDS encoding TonB-dependent siderophore receptor, yielding MRCCIRGGILLSLSACMLLGAQSVELQEVSVVGSVAKGSGKIEFMQPNSTSVITKETTMEQGATQIDNAIKYEAGFINPYGTDLDTTDWIKLRGFNATITMDGATPYKGGYLGTQHDIYGLESIEIVKGANSLLYGASSSGGVINLVSKRPTVTPFGEIGIKLGNKNQRGVFFDLSDNIFTDRVKFRLVGNYEKKHGDVDFTHNKHYYIAPSLLFLLGDHTSLTLLSSHSKDKGTGVTAFYPYPNVMNVKRGVSPSSSSDFLRRNQSSFGYELTHNFTDSLKFDSSYKFNKEAKEQLATLYVGFFGVTLVDASANSHTLDNRLTYEFKGENIKNLTTFGFDYRKIKTDGIYGFSSTAAWPIGTRPSVAKPNTALKYFVDQSQLGLYLNNQATFFNNFIVNAAIRYDKLKENSDTLGTKNDYDISKTTYQVGLMYNLDTLGLMPFINYSESFTPVVGSNSAVGYKPIEGRQYEVGIKYLPDFVDGEFSLSYFDIEEKNSLVGGMVGGLYIQSQAGKQQTKGLELSSNLNLVDNLNWLISYTHYIDSKTHSGAKGDIVAKTPLVPKNTLSSFLTYKFNISDNQNLKLGGGIRYTSSIPDGSVSGYESASYTLLDAMAEYQYKNFSASINVNNLTDKEYFSGCDGYFCYYGEGLRATLTAKYRW